From the genome of Candidatus Cloacimonas sp.:
TCTCCTGGCGGCAAGCTAATGAATAAAAGCACAGGAGGCATCAGCATTTGAGCCAGTTTGGTGAAACCCTTAGAAAATCCATTCATCTAAGCAGTTTAGTTATTCCGCTGGGTTACAGGTATTTGCTCTCTTTTAATCGGGCTTGGGGTTTCTCCATTTTATTGAATGCTTTTACGATTAGTTTAGTGATTGAGTTTTACCGTTTTTGGCAAAAGGACTTCCATCGAACATTTTATCGCATTTTTGGCATAATTTTAAGAAAACATGAGCTAAAAGATTTTACTGGTGCCACTTATATGATTTTTGCAGCAGTGCTTTGCATCGCTTTTTTCCCTCCGTTGATTGCCTCTTGTGCTATGGCATTTTTAACGCTGGGTGATACTTTTGCTGCTTTAATAGGAATAAAGTTTGGAAAACGAATGTATCTCAAGCAGGATAAAAGTTTGGAAGGTAGCTTGGCTTGTTTTGTCAGTTGTTCCATTTTCGGTATTTTTTGGCTGGCTAATCCTTTATTAGCTGTTTTTGGTGCTTTAGCGGCAACTTTGGCGGAATTGAGCAATATTCCAATAGACGATAATATTAAAATTCCGATCGTTTCAGCTTTGGTGATGACCTTGCTGAGTATCGTAATTTAAAGACAGGGCAGATATGAAATTATCCTTTATTATACCGGTTTTGAATGAGCAAGAATCACTGGTGGAACTATATACAGAGATATTGCAAAACATAAAAGAGTATGATTACGAAATAATCTTTGTGGATGACGGTTCTACTGATGCCAGTTTTACCATTATGGAACAACTGGCAGCTAACGATATAAAAGTAAAAGTTATTAGGTTCAGACGCAATTTCGGCAAAGCGACCGCCTTACAGTTTGGTTTCAATTATGCCTCCGGGGATATTATTTTTACACTGGATGCAGACCTGCAAGATAATCCGAAAGAAATTCCCAATTTCATAATCAAACTAAATGAGGGTTTCGATCTTGTATCGGGCTGGAAACGCAAACGACGCGATCCTATATATAAAACCTTGCCTTCTAAACTATTCAATTTTGTAACCGCAAAAACCTTTCATCTCAAGCTAAGAGATTATAATTGTGGATTTAAGGCATATCGTCACCCTTTGGAAAAAGAACTAATCCTGTATGGTGAAATGCATCGTTACATACCTGTCTTAGCTCATTCTTTGGGTTATAAAGTTGGTGAGATGATAGTAGCTCATCGTCCGCGTAAATACGGTAAAAGCAAATTTGGCAAAGAACGCTATCTGCGTGGTTTTTTTGATTTGTTAACGGTAAAAATGATTACGCAATACAGTAAGAGTCCTTTATATCTCTTCGGGCGCATAGGGATATTTTCTACTTTTCTGGGACTGATCATAAGTATCTATCTGGCAGTGTTGAAAATTTTTATGGGAATTCCTCTATCCAATCGGCCTCTTTTGTTTTTAGGTATTTTATTGATTCTGGGCGGATTACAATTTATCTCTATGGGTTTGATTTCGGAATTAATAGTGAACCGTTTTCGCCAAGGAAATCGCTTACCTGTTTCCATAGCGCAATATGTAAATATGGAGCAAAAAGAACCAGAACAAGCTAAACAATTAAATTCTGCTACAGGGCAATGAATAAACTGGAACTTTTCTTCCTAAGCCGCTATTTAAACTCCCCTAAGCGCAATCTTTTAAGATTCAGTTTTGTGTTTATGATTCTGGGAATTATTCTTTCAGTAGGAATCTTGAGTGCCGGTTTGAATTTGTTTGAAGGTTATGAGCACACTCTAAAAGAAGTTTTACTGGGAACTTTTCCCCATATAACACTAACAAATGATAATCAGAATTTGATACCTGTTTATAAAGCAGACGAATTGATCAAAAAAATAGAGAATAGAAAAGAAATTCAACAGGTTATGCCTCTCCTAAGTTATCCTGTTATGACTGCAGGTAAAGAAAAAGTGCGAGGGGCAACCTTGAATGCTTACGATTTTAAACCAGGCATCCCTTTTTCGCAAGCAAAATATATCCAAAAAGGCAAAAAAATACCTGCTGCGGGAGAAGTTATCGTGGGTAACTACTTGGCAAAAGAACTGGGAAAAGACATTGGCGATACTTTGAAAGTAGTTTTCACTCGTCTGGACAATATTTCCGCTTTAGGTATTTTTCCTTCCGAATACTTCTTGCCCATTGTTGGCATATACAGCAGTGGATTTTATGAAACAGATCGTTCTCTCGTCATTACCAATCTTTCAGATGCCGAAATGATGCTAAAAACTCAATCTGGTTTCAGTAAACTGGAAATTCGCTTAAACCCAGAATATATAGATAAAGCACCTGAAATTGCCCAAAATATCCAGACCTTGGTTGGCAGTAATTACTCAGTTTATCCGTGGCAGACCTTCAGCGCGGGTTTACTGCATTTGGTGACAATGGAAAAATGGCTGATCTTTATCATATTCTGTTTCTTGGTTTTAATTGCAGGTATTAATGTAATTTCTGCAGTTACTACCATCATCTTGGACAAAAAGAATGAAATAGCCGTCCTTAAAACCCTCGGTGCTAAAAAAAGCTCGATAAAAAAGGTTCTCAGTTTCCAAGTTGGGCTTTCCGCTTTACTGGCTATTGTGTTAGGACAACTCTTTGGCGCTTTCCTTTCTTTGCTTATAGAAAAACAAAACTTCTATCAACTGAAGGGAGATGTTTATTTTATAGACAGCTTGAATAGCACCATCTCATTCACCAATCAACTCATTATTTTTACCGTATCCGCGGCTTTAGTTATTATTTTTATTTACGCTCCCCTTAAGCAGATAGATAAATTGGACATTATAGAATTACTGCGCAACCCTTAATAATGATTATATTATGGTATGGTTACTAAGCTTAATTAAAAGGATTTATAAATGATTTGTTTAGCAGGTTATGACCTCTGCAAAAGTTATATAGATAGCAATCAAACTATCAATGTTCTGCGTAAAACCACGATTGAAATCCAAGAAGCGGAACTTGTATGTATTACAGGACAATCCGGCTCTGGAAAAAGCACTCTTCTACATCTTTTGGGTCTGTTGGATACTCCTGACACAGGCAAAATAATGATAAATGGCAGATTCATTGATGCAAGTATGTCTGAAGCCGCCACAATTCGTAATCTGGAACTGGGCTTTGTTTTCCAGTTTCATTACTTAGTAGAAGACCTTAATGCACAAGAAAATGTTGCCTTGCCGATGATTATTTCTGGAGTAAGTAGCTCTAAAGCAATAAAATATGCCTCAGAACTTTTGAAATCACTTGATTTGAAAGAGCGCATTACACACTATCCCAATCAATTAAGTGGTGGTGAACAACAACGCGTAGCACTTGCCAGAGCTTTGATAAATAACCCAAAAATCATTTTGGCAGATGAGCCAACCGGTAATCTGGATCCTGAACACAGCAATGAGGTTTGGAACCTTATGGTAAAATTGAATAAAGAGCGCGGTCAAACCTTCGTTATTGTCACCCACGATGTAAGTAATGCATCTAAGGCACAAGTGATTTATAATTTAGCGGAAGGAAAACTGGAAATAAGGTAAACAGCAAAACATTATGCCACGCTCTAAAAAATTTCTGATTTTTGTCTTGATTTTATTGGTGATAAACACAGGATTCTTTCTTGCCTGGTATGGCTTTGGTCTGCGTAACTATTTTAAAAACTTTTTAGCCGATTACTTAAGTAAATTGACGAAAGGCGACATATCCATCGGAGAATTGCATTTCAGTGACCGTCAGTTATTAACCAAAAGTGTATCTTATACTTCTGCCGATAGTAGCATAG
Proteins encoded in this window:
- a CDS encoding FtsX-like permease family protein; translated protein: MNKLELFFLSRYLNSPKRNLLRFSFVFMILGIILSVGILSAGLNLFEGYEHTLKEVLLGTFPHITLTNDNQNLIPVYKADELIKKIENRKEIQQVMPLLSYPVMTAGKEKVRGATLNAYDFKPGIPFSQAKYIQKGKKIPAAGEVIVGNYLAKELGKDIGDTLKVVFTRLDNISALGIFPSEYFLPIVGIYSSGFYETDRSLVITNLSDAEMMLKTQSGFSKLEIRLNPEYIDKAPEIAQNIQTLVGSNYSVYPWQTFSAGLLHLVTMEKWLIFIIFCFLVLIAGINVISAVTTIILDKKNEIAVLKTLGAKKSSIKKVLSFQVGLSALLAIVLGQLFGAFLSLLIEKQNFYQLKGDVYFIDSLNSTISFTNQLIIFTVSAALVIIFIYAPLKQIDKLDIIELLRNP
- a CDS encoding ABC transporter ATP-binding protein; translation: MICLAGYDLCKSYIDSNQTINVLRKTTIEIQEAELVCITGQSGSGKSTLLHLLGLLDTPDTGKIMINGRFIDASMSEAATIRNLELGFVFQFHYLVEDLNAQENVALPMIISGVSSSKAIKYASELLKSLDLKERITHYPNQLSGGEQQRVALARALINNPKIILADEPTGNLDPEHSNEVWNLMVKLNKERGQTFVIVTHDVSNASKAQVIYNLAEGKLEIR
- a CDS encoding glycosyltransferase family 2 protein, producing the protein MKLSFIIPVLNEQESLVELYTEILQNIKEYDYEIIFVDDGSTDASFTIMEQLAANDIKVKVIRFRRNFGKATALQFGFNYASGDIIFTLDADLQDNPKEIPNFIIKLNEGFDLVSGWKRKRRDPIYKTLPSKLFNFVTAKTFHLKLRDYNCGFKAYRHPLEKELILYGEMHRYIPVLAHSLGYKVGEMIVAHRPRKYGKSKFGKERYLRGFFDLLTVKMITQYSKSPLYLFGRIGIFSTFLGLIISIYLAVLKIFMGIPLSNRPLLFLGILLILGGLQFISMGLISELIVNRFRQGNRLPVSIAQYVNMEQKEPEQAKQLNSATGQ
- a CDS encoding phosphatidate cytidylyltransferase, producing MSQFGETLRKSIHLSSLVIPLGYRYLLSFNRAWGFSILLNAFTISLVIEFYRFWQKDFHRTFYRIFGIILRKHELKDFTGATYMIFAAVLCIAFFPPLIASCAMAFLTLGDTFAALIGIKFGKRMYLKQDKSLEGSLACFVSCSIFGIFWLANPLLAVFGALAATLAELSNIPIDDNIKIPIVSALVMTLLSIVI